The Laribacter hongkongensis DSM 14985 genome has a segment encoding these proteins:
- the katG gene encoding catalase/peroxidase HPI: MESKGVNVAGKCPVMHGGLTSASMSNMDWWPKALNLDILHQHDSKTNPMGAGFNYREEVRKLDVEALKADLKALMTDSQDWWPADWGHYGGLMIRMAWHSAGTYRTADGRGGGGTGNQRFAPINSWPDNANLDKARRLLWPVKKKYGNKISWADLIILAGTMAYESMGLKTFGFGFGREDIWHPEKDTYWGSEKEWLAPSGSEGSRYSGERDLENPLAAVMMGLIYVNPEGVDGQPDPLKTARDMRITFARMAMDDEETVALTAGGHTVGKCHGNGNAANLGPAPEGAGLEEQGLGWMNHTTRGCGRDAVTSGIEGAWTTHPARWDNGYFSMLLDHDWWLHKSPAGAWQWEPVSIREEDMPVDVEDPSIRRKPIMTDADMALKFDPEYRRIADRFRQDQAYFSEVFARAWFKLTHRDMGPKARYIGPDVPAEDLIWQDPVPSGRKDYDVAAVKAKIAAAGLSVSDMVSTAWDSARTFRGSDKRGGANGARIRLAPQKDWEGNEPARLARVLAVYETVARECGVSVADVIVLGGSLGIEQAAAAAGISIHVPFSPGRGDATDEMTDAASFDVLEPLADGFRNWLKKDYVVSAEELLLDRAQLMRLTACEMTVLVGGMRVLGTNHGGTQHGVLTDRVGVLSNDFFVNLTDMAFSWQPAGSNLYEIRDRRTGTVKWTASRVDLVFGSNSVLRAYAEVYAQDDNREKFVRDFVAAWVKVMNADRFDLN; this comes from the coding sequence ATGGAGAGCAAAGGCGTGAACGTTGCGGGAAAATGTCCGGTCATGCATGGCGGCTTGACCTCGGCAAGCATGTCGAACATGGATTGGTGGCCCAAGGCCCTGAACCTTGACATCTTGCACCAGCATGACAGCAAGACCAATCCGATGGGGGCAGGTTTCAACTACCGGGAAGAAGTCAGGAAGCTGGATGTAGAAGCCCTCAAGGCTGATCTCAAGGCCTTGATGACCGACAGCCAGGACTGGTGGCCTGCCGACTGGGGCCACTACGGCGGACTGATGATCCGCATGGCCTGGCACTCGGCCGGTACTTACCGGACCGCAGACGGCCGGGGCGGCGGCGGTACCGGCAACCAGCGTTTTGCACCGATCAATTCCTGGCCGGACAACGCCAATCTCGACAAGGCCCGCCGCCTGCTGTGGCCGGTCAAAAAGAAATACGGCAACAAAATCAGCTGGGCCGACCTGATCATCCTGGCCGGCACCATGGCTTACGAATCGATGGGTCTCAAGACCTTCGGATTCGGATTCGGCCGCGAGGACATCTGGCATCCTGAAAAAGACACTTACTGGGGTTCCGAAAAAGAATGGCTGGCGCCGAGCGGCAGCGAAGGCAGCCGTTACTCCGGCGAGCGCGATCTGGAAAATCCGCTGGCTGCGGTCATGATGGGGCTGATCTATGTGAACCCGGAAGGCGTGGACGGCCAGCCCGATCCGCTCAAGACCGCCAGGGACATGCGCATCACCTTTGCCCGCATGGCCATGGATGACGAAGAAACCGTGGCCCTGACCGCCGGTGGCCATACGGTCGGCAAATGCCACGGTAACGGCAATGCCGCCAACCTGGGGCCGGCACCGGAAGGCGCCGGACTGGAAGAGCAGGGACTGGGCTGGATGAACCACACCACCCGCGGCTGCGGGCGCGATGCCGTCACCAGCGGTATCGAAGGCGCGTGGACCACTCATCCCGCCCGCTGGGACAACGGCTACTTCAGCATGCTGCTGGACCATGACTGGTGGCTGCACAAGTCACCGGCCGGGGCCTGGCAGTGGGAACCCGTCAGCATCCGCGAAGAAGACATGCCGGTGGATGTCGAGGACCCTTCGATCCGTCGCAAGCCGATCATGACCGATGCCGACATGGCGCTGAAGTTCGACCCGGAATACCGCCGGATTGCCGACCGTTTCCGCCAGGACCAGGCGTATTTTTCCGAAGTGTTCGCCCGGGCCTGGTTCAAGCTCACCCACCGGGACATGGGACCGAAGGCACGCTACATCGGCCCGGACGTGCCGGCAGAAGACCTGATCTGGCAAGACCCCGTTCCGTCCGGCCGCAAGGATTACGACGTGGCGGCCGTCAAGGCGAAGATTGCCGCAGCCGGTCTTTCCGTCAGTGACATGGTGAGCACGGCCTGGGACAGCGCCCGTACTTTCCGCGGCTCGGACAAGCGCGGCGGCGCCAACGGTGCCCGCATCCGCCTGGCACCGCAAAAGGACTGGGAAGGCAACGAGCCGGCACGGCTTGCCAGGGTGCTGGCCGTGTACGAAACCGTTGCCCGCGAATGCGGCGTCAGCGTGGCGGACGTCATCGTGCTGGGGGGCAGCCTCGGCATCGAGCAGGCCGCCGCTGCCGCCGGCATCAGCATTCATGTACCGTTCTCGCCTGGCCGGGGGGATGCAACGGACGAAATGACCGATGCAGCTTCGTTTGACGTACTGGAACCGCTGGCAGACGGCTTTCGCAACTGGCTCAAGAAGGATTACGTGGTCAGTGCTGAAGAACTGCTGCTCGACCGGGCCCAGCTCATGCGCCTGACGGCCTGCGAAATGACGGTGCTGGTTGGCGGGATGCGTGTATTGGGCACCAACCATGGCGGTACGCAGCATGGCGTGCTGACTGACCGGGTGGGGGTCCTGAGCAACGACTTCTTCGTCAACCTGACCGACATGGCTTTCAGCTGGCAACCTGCCGGCAGCAATCTCTATGAAATCCGTGACCGCCGGACCGGAACGGTCAAGTGGACGGCCAGCCGGGTTGACCTGGTATTCGGCTCCAACTCCGTGTTGCGGGCGTATGCCGAAGTCTATGCGCAGGACGACAATCGCGAAAAATTCGTCCGGGACTTCGTGGCCGCCTGGGTCAAGGTGATGAATGCCGACCGCTTTGACCTGAACTAG